From the Deltaproteobacteria bacterium HGW-Deltaproteobacteria-4 genome, one window contains:
- a CDS encoding ATPase, producing the protein MEWYQMDARQALEACTSIEEGLSSEEAARRLIEYGPNKLAEGEELSRLKILLHQFTSPLIYILLIAAVVTFLLGEYIDTGVIMAVVLLNAIIGYIQEFKAEESVRALKNLLVAKARVLRDGHEKEIPGVDLVPGDIVLLASGTRVPADLRLLHANELRIDEAMLTGESLPVGKKVATIAEEGLTPADQLNMAFMGTAVVNGRARGVVTGTAGSTILGGIADEVREIGLVKAPIQEKIEKFSKKVGLIVLGTAVGLFFLGLLMGNSIKEMFLIAVAAAVGAIPEGLPIVVTITMAVGVARMARKNAIVRKLPAVETLGSTTVICSDKTGTLTRNEMTVTRLLAGKQIYSVSGSGYEPVGEILPVGNDVAASGESLAVLLRIGLLCNESDIYEEDGLFKVDGDPTEGALIVAALKGGLNIAGEKGAYRQLALVPFESERGWMATLHQVDGEKLILVKGAPERVVEMCAASREEIEKVLRSATAFAGEGMRVLAFAWKEAPAEMDDLTHFDAESGLTLAGLQGMIDPPRSEAVEAISGCKQAGIRVVMITGDHAVTAQAIAAELRIIDEGGGVLTGQELEGMDDDELFAKVRKVSVYARVAPVHKLRITRQLIRHGEVVAMTGDGVNDAPALKAAHIGIAMGITGTDVAKEASDMVLTDDNFTSIFSAVREGRIVFDNLRKVIFFLIPTGVADILSIAASVALGLPLPFIPAQILWINLVTNGMQDVALAFEPAEKGVLNRPPRNPQEGIMSRLLIERTILVGLVITTGVILTFMTALNGGASLEHARTLTVTTMVLFQFFQAWNCRSETESIFRINAMSNPILFYSMIAAAIAQLAFIYAPPLQWIFRTVPLTGIEWLRVLGVSVTVVLVVEIDKWLRRRNSAQQNNPQPKGEQT; encoded by the coding sequence ATGGAATGGTACCAGATGGATGCCCGCCAGGCGCTGGAAGCCTGCACCTCGATCGAAGAGGGACTCTCCAGTGAGGAGGCGGCGCGGCGTCTTATAGAGTATGGCCCCAACAAGTTGGCCGAGGGCGAGGAGCTCAGCCGGCTGAAGATCCTCCTGCACCAGTTCACCAGTCCCCTTATCTATATCCTGCTGATTGCGGCCGTCGTCACCTTTCTTTTGGGCGAATATATCGACACCGGCGTGATTATGGCGGTGGTGCTGTTGAATGCGATCATCGGCTATATTCAGGAATTTAAAGCCGAGGAGAGTGTTCGCGCCCTGAAAAATCTCCTTGTGGCCAAAGCGCGGGTCCTTCGTGACGGACATGAAAAGGAGATCCCCGGAGTTGATCTCGTGCCGGGGGATATTGTCCTTCTGGCTTCAGGGACGCGGGTGCCGGCTGACCTACGGCTCCTTCATGCCAACGAACTGCGGATTGATGAAGCGATGCTGACCGGCGAGTCGCTGCCGGTGGGAAAGAAGGTTGCGACGATTGCAGAAGAAGGATTGACGCCGGCGGATCAGCTCAATATGGCTTTCATGGGGACGGCTGTAGTCAACGGCCGGGCCAGGGGAGTGGTCACCGGGACGGCCGGCAGTACTATTCTCGGCGGTATTGCTGACGAGGTTCGGGAGATCGGACTGGTCAAGGCGCCGATCCAGGAAAAGATCGAGAAATTTTCAAAAAAAGTCGGGTTGATCGTCCTGGGGACTGCGGTGGGACTCTTTTTCCTTGGGTTGTTGATGGGCAACAGCATCAAGGAGATGTTCCTGATCGCCGTGGCTGCCGCAGTCGGGGCAATTCCCGAGGGTTTGCCGATTGTGGTGACCATTACCATGGCGGTGGGAGTGGCGCGCATGGCGCGCAAAAATGCCATTGTACGTAAATTGCCGGCTGTCGAAACCCTTGGCAGCACTACGGTCATCTGTTCCGATAAGACAGGTACTCTCACCCGTAACGAGATGACCGTCACCCGACTTTTGGCCGGAAAGCAAATCTACAGCGTCAGCGGCAGCGGCTACGAACCGGTGGGAGAGATTCTGCCGGTTGGCAATGACGTTGCCGCCTCCGGTGAGTCTCTGGCCGTCCTTTTACGTATCGGCCTCCTTTGTAACGAATCGGATATTTATGAGGAGGATGGACTCTTTAAGGTCGATGGTGATCCCACTGAGGGGGCATTGATTGTCGCCGCCCTTAAGGGGGGATTAAATATCGCCGGGGAGAAGGGGGCTTACCGCCAGCTGGCACTTGTTCCGTTTGAGTCGGAGCGGGGCTGGATGGCCACTCTGCATCAAGTTGACGGTGAGAAGCTGATCCTGGTCAAAGGGGCGCCGGAACGGGTGGTGGAGATGTGTGCCGCCAGTCGGGAGGAGATTGAAAAGGTATTGCGGAGCGCCACCGCCTTTGCCGGCGAGGGGATGCGGGTACTGGCCTTTGCCTGGAAAGAGGCCCCCGCTGAAATGGATGACCTGACCCATTTCGACGCGGAGAGCGGTTTAACCCTGGCCGGTCTGCAGGGGATGATCGACCCGCCCCGGAGCGAGGCAGTCGAGGCTATTTCCGGTTGCAAGCAGGCGGGGATACGGGTGGTGATGATCACCGGCGACCATGCCGTGACCGCTCAGGCCATCGCGGCAGAATTGCGGATTATCGATGAGGGCGGCGGGGTTCTGACCGGTCAGGAACTGGAGGGGATGGACGATGATGAACTCTTTGCCAAAGTACGGAAGGTCTCGGTCTATGCCCGGGTCGCCCCGGTCCATAAGCTGCGTATCACCCGCCAGCTGATTCGCCACGGCGAGGTGGTCGCCATGACCGGTGACGGCGTTAATGATGCCCCGGCTCTCAAGGCCGCGCATATCGGTATCGCCATGGGGATCACCGGCACCGATGTCGCCAAGGAGGCTTCGGACATGGTGCTGACCGATGATAACTTTACCAGCATCTTCAGTGCCGTCCGCGAAGGCCGGATCGTCTTTGACAACCTGCGCAAAGTTATCTTCTTCCTTATCCCTACCGGAGTGGCCGACATCCTGTCGATCGCCGCCTCGGTGGCGCTCGGTCTGCCGCTCCCCTTTATCCCGGCGCAGATCCTCTGGATCAACCTGGTGACCAACGGCATGCAGGATGTGGCCCTGGCTTTTGAGCCGGCGGAGAAGGGGGTGCTCAACCGTCCGCCGCGGAATCCGCAGGAAGGGATCATGTCGCGTTTGCTGATCGAGCGGACGATCCTGGTAGGGCTGGTCATTACCACCGGTGTCATCCTGACCTTTATGACGGCACTCAATGGGGGCGCTTCTTTGGAGCATGCCCGCACCTTGACGGTGACCACCATGGTTCTCTTTCAATTTTTCCAGGCCTGGAACTGTCGCTCGGAGACCGAGTCGATTTTCCGAATAAATGCCATGAGCAACCCGATCCTTTTTTACAGCATGATCGCCGCGGCCATTGCCCAACTCGCCTTTATTTATGCTCCGCCCCTGCAGTGGATCTTCCGCACCGTGCCGCTCACCGGCATCGAGTGGCTGCGGGTGCTTGGTGTTTCGGTCACAGTCGTGCTGGTGGTGGAGATCGACAAATGGCTGCGGCGGCGCAATAGCGCACAGCAAAACAACCCTCAACCCAAAGGAGAACAAACATGA
- a CDS encoding ATPase — protein sequence MHWHQKEIKEIIAELGALPQGLTTEEAARRLLEHGPNELIEKKKKTLAMMLVDQFRDFMILVLIAAAIISGVIGEATDTIAIIVIVLLNAVIGFVQEYRAEKAMALLKKMSEHSALVLRDGTPTTVPAAQLVPGDVVILEAGKVVPADMRLIEVAQLKIEEANLTGESLPVEKIVDHLDDEHLPLGDRKNMVYKGTIVTYGRGQGVIVATGMATELGKIATLLQDEAEVKTPLQKRLATFGQKLALVVLAICAIIFGVGLLRGEPPLLMLLTAISLAVAAIPEALPAVVTISLALGARKLVRQNALIRKLPAVETLGSVTYICSDKTGTLTQNKMTVEEIYADGTLHTGAELGKGERIELFTALAMSNDAELGAAETMIGDPTEVALYDIAALHGFDKKDLEKVYPRVAEIPFDSERKCMTTFHEIPADAPFLIRRANSPLPLTKGGGGGFVSLTKGAIDVLLDKSTKVLTHDGLQPVDSGELEKVNERMSADGLRVLGMAMRIWETLPTDLTPELVEKELIILGLVGMMDPVREEAQEAVRLCKSAGIKAVMITGDHPLTATTIAGRLGILEEGSKAVLTGRELEALTLEEFEERVEDIRVYARVAPEQKLKIIKALQDKGQFVAMTGDGVNDAPALKRADIGIAMGITGTDVSKEAAHMILLDDNFATIVKAVKEGRRIFDNIRKFIKYTMTSNSGEIWTIFLAPFLGLPIPLLPIHILWINLVTDGLPGLALAVEPAEKGIMERPPRHPQESIFAGGLGLHIIWVGLLMGGVALATQAWSLHDGSSHWQTMVFTVLCLSQMGHVLAIRSGRESFFSQGIFSNKPLTGAILLTFALQMATIYVPLLQPIFKTKALTLAELALTLALSSLVFFAVEIEKWLKRRRG from the coding sequence ATGCACTGGCATCAAAAAGAGATCAAGGAGATCATCGCCGAACTCGGAGCTTTGCCGCAGGGTTTGACGACGGAGGAGGCCGCGCGCCGCTTGCTGGAGCACGGCCCCAACGAATTGATTGAAAAGAAGAAAAAGACACTGGCGATGATGCTGGTCGACCAGTTTCGCGACTTCATGATCCTGGTTCTGATCGCCGCCGCTATCATCTCCGGTGTCATCGGCGAAGCGACCGACACGATTGCGATTATCGTTATCGTTCTGCTCAACGCCGTCATCGGTTTTGTCCAGGAATACCGGGCGGAAAAGGCCATGGCCCTGCTCAAGAAGATGTCGGAACATTCCGCTCTGGTGTTGCGCGACGGTACGCCGACGACGGTGCCGGCGGCACAGCTCGTCCCCGGTGATGTGGTGATTCTCGAAGCCGGCAAGGTCGTACCGGCAGATATGCGCCTGATCGAGGTGGCGCAGCTGAAGATCGAAGAAGCGAATCTCACCGGCGAATCTCTGCCGGTGGAGAAAATCGTCGACCACCTGGACGATGAGCACCTGCCCCTCGGTGACCGGAAGAATATGGTTTACAAAGGGACGATCGTCACCTATGGCCGCGGTCAGGGGGTGATCGTGGCGACCGGCATGGCGACGGAGTTGGGGAAGATTGCGACCCTCCTGCAGGATGAAGCCGAGGTCAAAACCCCTTTGCAGAAGCGGCTCGCTACCTTTGGGCAGAAGCTGGCACTGGTTGTTCTCGCGATCTGCGCCATCATCTTTGGCGTCGGCCTGCTGCGGGGTGAACCGCCTCTTCTCATGCTCCTCACTGCCATCTCCCTCGCGGTTGCCGCTATCCCTGAAGCTCTGCCGGCGGTGGTGACCATCTCCCTGGCTCTCGGCGCCCGTAAGCTGGTGCGGCAGAATGCCCTGATCCGTAAACTGCCGGCGGTCGAAACTCTCGGCTCGGTTACCTATATCTGCTCGGATAAGACCGGCACCCTGACTCAGAACAAAATGACGGTGGAAGAGATTTATGCCGACGGCACGCTCCACACCGGTGCGGAGTTGGGGAAGGGAGAGCGGATCGAGCTCTTTACCGCCCTGGCGATGAGCAATGATGCGGAGCTTGGTGCGGCCGAGACAATGATTGGTGACCCGACGGAAGTAGCCCTTTATGATATCGCCGCACTGCATGGTTTTGACAAAAAGGATCTGGAGAAAGTCTATCCGCGCGTCGCTGAGATCCCTTTCGATTCCGAACGCAAATGCATGACGACCTTTCATGAAATCCCTGCCGATGCGCCTTTTCTGATCCGCAGAGCAAATTCACCCCTCCCTTTGACAAAGGGGGGCGGGGGGGGATTCGTCTCCCTGACCAAAGGCGCCATTGATGTCCTCCTCGATAAATCTACCAAGGTTTTGACGCATGACGGCTTGCAACCGGTCGATAGCGGGGAGTTGGAGAAAGTCAACGAGCGGATGTCCGCTGACGGCCTGCGTGTCCTTGGCATGGCTATGCGCATCTGGGAGACTCTGCCGACGGATTTAACTCCGGAGCTGGTCGAAAAGGAACTGATTATCCTCGGTCTGGTGGGGATGATGGATCCGGTGCGGGAAGAAGCGCAAGAGGCAGTGCGCTTATGCAAAAGCGCCGGGATCAAAGCGGTGATGATTACCGGTGACCATCCGCTGACCGCCACGACCATCGCCGGCCGTCTCGGAATTCTGGAGGAAGGGAGCAAGGCGGTTCTCACCGGCCGGGAACTGGAAGCGCTCACCCTGGAAGAGTTTGAAGAGCGGGTGGAAGATATCCGTGTCTACGCCCGGGTGGCGCCGGAGCAGAAGCTCAAGATCATCAAGGCGTTGCAGGACAAGGGGCAGTTCGTCGCCATGACCGGCGACGGCGTCAACGATGCACCCGCCCTCAAGCGCGCCGACATCGGCATTGCCATGGGGATCACCGGCACCGACGTCTCCAAGGAAGCGGCACACATGATCCTCCTTGATGATAACTTTGCCACCATCGTCAAGGCGGTGAAAGAGGGGCGGCGGATCTTCGACAATATCCGCAAGTTCATCAAGTACACCATGACCAGTAATTCCGGCGAGATCTGGACGATCTTCCTTGCCCCCTTTCTCGGCCTCCCCATCCCTCTCCTGCCGATCCATATTCTCTGGATCAACCTGGTCACCGACGGTCTCCCCGGCCTCGCCCTGGCGGTGGAGCCGGCGGAGAAGGGGATCATGGAGCGGCCGCCGCGCCATCCGCAGGAAAGTATCTTTGCCGGCGGTCTCGGCCTCCACATTATCTGGGTCGGCCTCCTCATGGGGGGCGTTGCCCTCGCCACCCAGGCCTGGTCGCTACACGATGGTAGCTCCCATTGGCAGACCATGGTCTTTACCGTCCTTTGTCTCAGTCAGATGGGGCATGTGCTGGCGATCCGTTCCGGACGGGAGTCGTTTTTCAGCCAGGGCATCTTCAGTAATAAACCGTTGACCGGGGCGATTTTGCTCACCTTTGCCCTGCAAATGGCGACCATTTATGTGCCACTACTGCAACCGATCTTCAAGACCAAGGCGCTGACGTTGGCCGAACTGGCCCTGACCCTGGCTCTCTCCTCGCTGGTCTTCTTTGCTGTCGAGATCGAAAAGTGGCTGAAGCGGCGGCGGGGGTAA
- a CDS encoding NADH:ubiquinone reductase (Na(+)-transporting) subunit A (uses the energy from reduction of ubiquinone-1 to ubiquinol to move Na(+) ions from the cytoplasm to the periplasm) codes for MILIKKGLDLPLAGKPVQRIDAGAAVQRVALLAHDYPGMKPTMLVQEGERVKLGQPLFSDKKNPRVHYTAPGCGVVNAINRGERRAFISTVITLDGDDEVSFPVCKAAEIPSLAATEIEERLLASGLWTALRSRPFSKVPIPGTRPAAILVTAIDTNPLAADPALVINEQRDYFAAGLSALRTLTAGKVHLCHAAGVNLPLPAGINPAVFSGPHPAGLVGTHIHFLEAVDLKRSVWHLGYQDVIAIGALFLTGRIRVERIVALAGPQVQNPRLLRTRLGADLAELTAGELREGENRLISGSVLFGHAGVGEIAFLGRYHQQISVIREEREKKFLDWLLPGFDKYSIKPLFASSLLPTHGLPLRTETHGSHRAMVPIGAFEKVMPLNLQITWLLRSLLAGDTEMAQSLGALELDAEDLALCSYVCSGKNDYGEHLRRILDKIEEESA; via the coding sequence ATGATTCTTATCAAAAAAGGTCTTGACCTTCCCCTTGCCGGCAAACCTGTCCAGCGCATCGACGCCGGCGCCGCGGTGCAACGCGTGGCGCTGCTGGCGCACGACTATCCCGGCATGAAGCCGACGATGCTGGTGCAGGAAGGGGAGCGGGTCAAGCTCGGCCAACCCCTCTTCAGTGACAAAAAGAATCCCCGCGTCCATTATACTGCACCGGGATGCGGCGTCGTTAACGCGATCAATCGCGGCGAACGGCGGGCTTTTATCTCCACGGTCATCACGCTGGATGGCGACGATGAAGTCTCCTTCCCGGTCTGCAAGGCGGCGGAAATTCCCTCCCTCGCCGCCACCGAGATCGAAGAGCGTCTCCTTGCTTCCGGTTTGTGGACGGCGTTACGGAGTCGTCCTTTCAGCAAGGTACCAATCCCCGGCACCCGGCCGGCGGCGATCCTGGTCACCGCCATCGACACCAACCCCCTGGCGGCGGATCCGGCCCTGGTCATCAATGAACAACGCGATTACTTTGCCGCCGGTTTGAGTGCGCTGCGGACCCTGACCGCTGGCAAGGTTCATCTCTGTCACGCTGCCGGCGTCAACCTTCCGCTTCCGGCCGGGATCAATCCCGCTGTTTTCTCCGGCCCGCATCCGGCCGGGCTCGTCGGCACCCATATTCATTTTCTCGAAGCGGTCGATCTGAAACGGTCGGTCTGGCATCTCGGCTATCAGGATGTCATCGCTATCGGCGCCCTCTTCCTGACCGGCCGTATCAGGGTTGAGCGGATCGTCGCCCTGGCTGGCCCGCAGGTGCAGAATCCTCGCCTTCTCCGCACCCGCCTTGGTGCCGATCTGGCGGAGCTGACTGCCGGCGAGCTCCGCGAAGGCGAGAATCGCCTGATCTCCGGTTCCGTCCTCTTCGGCCACGCGGGCGTCGGCGAGATCGCTTTTCTCGGTCGCTATCATCAGCAAATTTCAGTTATCCGCGAAGAGCGGGAAAAGAAATTTCTCGATTGGCTCCTCCCCGGTTTCGACAAATATTCGATCAAGCCCCTCTTCGCTTCATCGCTGCTGCCGACCCACGGCCTCCCCTTAAGGACCGAGACCCACGGCAGCCATCGCGCCATGGTGCCGATCGGTGCCTTTGAAAAGGTCATGCCCCTGAATCTGCAGATCACCTGGCTCCTGCGCTCCCTCCTCGCCGGTGATACTGAAATGGCGCAAAGTCTCGGCGCTTTGGAGCTCGATGCCGAGGATCTTGCTCTTTGCAGTTACGTCTGTTCCGGCAAGAACGATTACGGCGAGCATCTGCGCCGGATTCTTGACAAGATTGAAGAGGAGAGCGCATGA
- a CDS encoding NADH:ubiquinone reductase (Na(+)-transporting) subunit B produces the protein MKKLRSLLDRVAPHFQPGGKLARLFPLYEAADTFLYSPGEVTTGSLHVRDAMDLKRVMVTVVIALLPCFFMALLNTGYEADRVLQLDGGLPGGWRGDLLNMLGFRGDPVSLVDNLLMGAVWFVPVYLVTNIVGGFWEVLFAVVRKHEINEGFLVTGSLFPLICPPTIPLWQVALGITFGVVIGKEIFGGTGKNFMNPALAGRAFLYFAYPAQNSGDKNWIAVDGYTSATPLARAAEGGMEAVTASVTWMEAFIGIIPGSMGETSTLACLIGAAILLVTGVASWRIMLACVLGASFLATLFTVVGSATNPMFGLPFYWHFVLGGFAFGTVFMTTDPVSGAMTPQGQWYYGLLIGAMCILIRVVNPAFPEGMMLAILFGNLCAPLIDHLVLRRHIQRRGLRHVEG, from the coding sequence ATGAAAAAACTCCGGTCTCTCCTTGACAGGGTGGCGCCGCACTTCCAGCCCGGCGGCAAGCTGGCCCGGCTCTTTCCCCTTTATGAAGCGGCGGACACTTTCCTCTATTCGCCTGGCGAGGTGACCACCGGTTCCCTGCATGTGCGCGATGCCATGGATCTCAAGCGGGTGATGGTCACGGTGGTGATTGCCCTCCTCCCCTGTTTTTTTATGGCCCTCTTGAATACCGGTTATGAAGCGGACCGGGTTCTTCAGTTGGACGGTGGACTCCCTGGCGGCTGGCGCGGCGATCTCCTGAATATGCTCGGTTTTCGCGGTGATCCCGTGAGTCTGGTCGATAATCTCCTGATGGGGGCGGTCTGGTTTGTGCCGGTCTATCTCGTTACCAATATTGTCGGTGGATTCTGGGAGGTTCTTTTTGCCGTTGTCCGCAAGCACGAGATCAATGAAGGTTTTTTAGTGACGGGCTCCCTCTTCCCTTTGATCTGTCCGCCGACCATTCCCCTTTGGCAGGTTGCGCTCGGCATCACCTTCGGGGTGGTGATCGGTAAAGAAATTTTCGGCGGCACCGGCAAGAACTTCATGAACCCGGCTCTGGCCGGGCGGGCCTTTCTCTACTTTGCCTATCCTGCCCAGAACAGCGGCGACAAGAACTGGATTGCCGTTGACGGCTACACTTCCGCCACTCCGTTGGCGCGTGCAGCAGAGGGGGGGATGGAGGCGGTCACCGCTTCCGTCACCTGGATGGAAGCTTTCATCGGCATCATCCCCGGCTCGATGGGGGAGACTTCGACCCTCGCCTGCCTCATCGGTGCGGCGATCCTCTTGGTCACCGGCGTCGCTTCCTGGCGGATCATGCTGGCTTGTGTCCTCGGCGCCTCTTTCCTGGCCACCCTCTTTACCGTGGTTGGCAGCGCCACCAATCCGATGTTCGGCCTCCCCTTTTACTGGCACTTTGTCCTCGGCGGCTTTGCTTTCGGAACGGTCTTCATGACCACTGACCCGGTCTCCGGGGCGATGACGCCGCAAGGGCAGTGGTACTACGGGTTACTCATCGGCGCCATGTGTATCCTCATCCGCGTTGTCAATCCGGCTTTCCCCGAGGGGATGATGCTCGCCATCCTCTTTGGTAACCTGTGTGCCCCTCTTATCGACCATCTCGTCCTCAGGCGTCATATTCAGCGAAGGGGGCTGCGTCATGTCGAGGGATAG
- a CDS encoding Na(+)-translocating NADH-quinone reductase subunit C: protein MSRDSTRKVLTVAFLVCLVCSILVSVAAIGLKHRQEQNQEEEKRRNILQIAGLYDPARSVDEQFKKVSSRSVDLASGQFVTASAAGSPYVIPLAQDFAGIKVRPRSMEVYLVEEDGTLQQMILPVYGKGLWSTMYGFIALAPDLTTVSGFGFYQHGETPGLGGEIDNRSWLAKWPGKQVYNEQGEVKLKVLKGPVDADNVNARYQIDGISGATLTARGVSNLIAYWLGENGYKPFLAGLRKDGGMQP from the coding sequence ATGTCGAGGGATAGTACGCGCAAAGTCCTGACCGTCGCCTTTCTTGTCTGCCTGGTCTGTTCGATCCTTGTTTCGGTGGCCGCCATCGGGTTGAAGCATCGGCAGGAGCAGAATCAGGAAGAAGAGAAGCGGCGCAATATCCTGCAGATTGCCGGTCTTTACGATCCTGCCAGGTCTGTCGATGAACAGTTCAAGAAGGTCAGTAGTCGCAGCGTCGATCTCGCCAGCGGCCAGTTTGTCACTGCGAGTGCCGCCGGCAGCCCCTATGTTATCCCTCTGGCGCAGGATTTTGCCGGGATCAAGGTCCGCCCCCGTAGCATGGAGGTCTATCTTGTCGAGGAGGACGGCACATTGCAGCAGATGATTCTGCCGGTCTATGGCAAGGGGCTGTGGTCGACGATGTACGGTTTCATCGCTCTGGCCCCCGATCTCACCACCGTCAGCGGCTTCGGATTTTACCAGCACGGCGAGACCCCCGGTCTTGGCGGCGAGATCGACAACCGCAGCTGGCTCGCCAAGTGGCCGGGAAAGCAGGTCTACAATGAGCAGGGCGAAGTCAAGCTGAAGGTCCTCAAAGGGCCGGTCGATGCCGACAACGTCAATGCCCGGTATCAGATCGACGGTATCTCCGGCGCCACCCTCACCGCGCGCGGGGTCAGCAATCTGATTGCCTACTGGCTGGGGGAGAACGGCTATAAACCTTTCCTGGCCGGACTGCGTAAGGATGGAGGCATGCAACCATGA
- a CDS encoding NADH:ubiquinone reductase (Na(+)-transporting) subunit D, whose amino-acid sequence MSSYKETLLNPIFNKNPITLEVLGICSALAVTSKLETVVVMALAVTMVVAFSNLSVSLLRNQIPGSIRIIVQLTIIATLVIIVDQFLKAYAFSISKQLSVFVGLIITNCIVLGRAEAFAMKNPPLLSFVDGIGNGIGYSVVLLIVGFFRELLGSGKLFGATILKTVSEGGWYLPNGLFLLPPSAFFLIGLIIWALRSWKTTQVEREG is encoded by the coding sequence ATGAGTTCTTACAAAGAGACCCTGTTAAATCCGATCTTTAATAAAAACCCCATCACCCTTGAGGTGCTTGGTATCTGCTCGGCGTTGGCAGTCACTTCAAAGCTGGAGACGGTGGTGGTCATGGCGCTGGCGGTGACGATGGTTGTCGCTTTTTCCAATTTGTCTGTCAGTCTGCTCCGTAATCAGATTCCCGGCAGTATCCGCATCATCGTCCAGTTAACGATCATCGCCACCCTGGTCATCATTGTCGATCAGTTCCTCAAGGCATATGCTTTCTCGATCAGCAAGCAGCTCTCGGTCTTTGTCGGACTGATCATCACCAACTGCATCGTCCTCGGGCGGGCTGAAGCTTTTGCCATGAAGAATCCGCCCCTCCTCAGCTTTGTCGACGGTATCGGCAACGGCATCGGTTACAGTGTCGTTCTGTTGATCGTCGGCTTTTTTCGCGAGCTCCTCGGTTCCGGAAAACTCTTCGGTGCGACGATCCTGAAGACGGTCAGTGAAGGAGGTTGGTACCTCCCCAACGGTCTCTTCCTGCTGCCGCCGAGCGCCTTCTTCCTGATCGGGCTGATCATCTGGGCCCTCCGTTCCTGGAAAACCACGCAGGTCGAGAGGGAGGGATAA
- the nqrE gene encoding NADH:ubiquinone reductase (Na(+)-transporting) subunit E, giving the protein MEHYLSLLLRSIFIENMALAFFLGMCTLLAVSKKVDAAIGLGVAVVVVQTITVPVNNLIYKFLLKAGALAWLGLGDLDLTFIGLICYIGVIAAMVQILEMVLDRFFPALYNALGVFLPLIAVNCAILGGSLFMVEREYNFPESVVFGFGSGLGWALAITLLAAIRQKLKYSDVPDGLKGLGITFMIMGLMALAFMSFSGIQL; this is encoded by the coding sequence ATGGAACATTACCTCAGCCTCCTGCTGCGCTCGATCTTCATTGAAAATATGGCACTCGCCTTCTTTCTCGGTATGTGTACGCTCCTGGCGGTCTCGAAAAAGGTCGATGCCGCCATCGGTCTGGGGGTGGCGGTGGTGGTGGTGCAGACGATCACCGTGCCGGTGAATAACCTGATCTACAAGTTCCTGCTCAAAGCCGGCGCCCTGGCCTGGCTTGGTCTCGGCGATCTCGACCTTACTTTTATCGGTTTGATCTGTTATATCGGCGTGATTGCGGCGATGGTGCAGATTCTCGAAATGGTTCTCGATCGCTTCTTTCCGGCCCTCTATAATGCCCTTGGCGTCTTTCTTCCCCTCATTGCCGTTAACTGCGCCATCCTCGGCGGCTCCCTCTTCATGGTCGAGCGGGAATATAACTTTCCCGAAAGTGTCGTCTTCGGCTTTGGCAGCGGTCTCGGCTGGGCTCTGGCGATCACTCTGCTGGCGGCTATCCGGCAAAAACTCAAATACAGCGATGTGCCGGATGGTCTGAAAGGGCTCGGCATCACCTTCATGATCATGGGGCTGATGGCTCTTGCCTTCATGTCCTTCTCCGGGATTCAGTTATGA